In Tepidanaerobacter syntrophicus, the following are encoded in one genomic region:
- a CDS encoding ABC transporter permease, whose protein sequence is MNAIISIFKKELKSIFYSPIAYVIGAVILGLAGYFFSVNLFVSRIADLTGVFMNLGVVLIFTVPALTMKLLAGEEQAGTMEFLLTSPISVFQLIIGKYLASLVFFLFITAFTLIYPGILFALSAPDSGIIIVSYIGFLLLVASYISVGLLCSSLTTSQVVASILSFGVLLLLWVSSWLSSNTSGILSSFIKTLSMSEHYMDFLRGIIDTSHLVYFVSIILVSLTLSAINISRRTCS, encoded by the coding sequence ATGAATGCAATAATATCTATATTTAAAAAGGAACTTAAAAGTATATTTTATTCACCGATTGCATACGTCATCGGCGCTGTGATATTAGGTCTTGCTGGTTACTTTTTTTCAGTAAACCTATTTGTTTCTCGAATAGCGGATCTTACAGGTGTCTTTATGAATCTGGGGGTAGTGCTTATTTTCACTGTTCCCGCTCTCACCATGAAGCTTTTAGCCGGCGAGGAGCAGGCGGGAACTATGGAATTTTTGCTTACTTCGCCTATTTCTGTTTTTCAATTGATTATTGGTAAATACCTGGCTTCATTGGTGTTTTTTCTTTTTATAACTGCATTTACTCTGATTTACCCGGGGATTCTATTTGCTCTTTCGGCTCCTGACAGCGGTATTATAATCGTTTCATATATTGGGTTCCTTCTTCTTGTCGCATCATATATTTCTGTTGGCCTGCTATGTTCTTCTTTGACTACAAGTCAGGTAGTTGCAAGTATATTAAGTTTCGGGGTTTTGCTTCTTTTATGGGTGTCAAGCTGGCTTTCCTCGAACACTTCTGGTATATTAAGTTCATTTATTAAGACACTTTCAATGTCAGAACACTATATGGATTTTCTGCGAGGAATAATTGATACATCTCATCTTGTATATTTTGTAAGTATAATATTAGTTTCTCTGACCTTATCAGCGATCAACATCTCACGGCGCACCTGCTCATAG